The segment CGGGCATTCTCTAAACGATCCTTCTCTTCGAAACCTAAATCTGTATGAACTGTTTTACGCACATCATCAGCATTGTGCCAAACAGCATTTAATTTTGGAGCTAAGAGTTTTGCTAATGTAGTTTTTCCAGACCCTGGCAGGCCCATAATTAAGATTTTCATATTCATACAATGCTTCATCTAATGCGTCAGACTCTCCAGAGCTCATCGAAGATGGTACTGGATGTCCTGTGCCAACAGGATTGCCAACATCCCCATCATTAGCAGGAACAATTGGATCTCCAGATCCAGAGCCATGTAATTCAAAGAGTTTCATCTATTTATTTTTGATTTTTGAGGAGTGTTGAGAAATGAGACTTCTTTCGTGCCGCGGTGTTCTTTTTTATGATGCCACGCTTTGTCGCTTTGTCTATCGCTTTGTAAATAGATGGGAGTAGCGCCTTTGCTTCGGTAA is part of the Patescibacteria group bacterium genome and harbors:
- a CDS encoding adenylyl-sulfate kinase; the encoded protein is MKILIMGLPGSGKTTLAKLLAPKLNAVWHNADDVRKTVHTDLGFEEKDRLENARRLSFWADKVVESGHCCVTDFICPMPEMRKIFNADFTIWIDRIKAG
- a CDS encoding 30S ribosomal protein S20, which translates into the protein MPITKGAKKTLRSSKKKNVFNLRRKRAMARVIKETRKLTEAGKFTEAKALLPSIYKAIDKATKRGIIKKNTAARKKSHFSTLLKNQK